The genomic interval AAAGAGATAAAGAAGGTTGTGGGCAACAGAGGGACAAAGTCATCAAATTGTAACCTTCAATATGACTCTCTGTGGGAAAGGTTTCCCTCAATTTCTTTCAGACTTACTCATTTGCCGAACCAAGCACTAGGCATGGTCTCTTCATTTGTCATCACATTTGGGAGGTGTAGCTCTTTCTGGGGTTCTACCAAAGTTTTATTTGTGGGTTTGAAATGCAAGAAACCAAAGTCTCGGCAATTTGAGCCCGCCAACTTTTGAAATATACATTTCTATCAACAGTACATCAAGAAGCTAGAGCCTGCCAACATTTGAAAGATGCATTTCCACCGTCAAGGTTGCCAGTAGTTGGACAAAGTGACCGCTGGGCGAATTATTAACCATTGTGTTAAGTCCACAAAATTCTTGCTGGACTAAATATGACGCCAGTCCTTTTGTTGACTCTTTCAATGCAATGTTGGGTCCTTCAGAAAAAAGCTATTTCCACTTGTTAACGCAACTGTTAGAAAAAAGCTTTTTGTTCCTGGTCTTGAGGTCCCAACAGCAGACATTAACATATGGCTTTTTCAATTCTGAGTTGTCTTCAATTAGATGCATTATGCTAGAATagtaattgttttaaaaaagaaagcttCATAGTCAGAAGCTGAATTTCAGAAGCTGAATTTTTGAGGAAGGACAAGTTTATTCTTACCAGAAAGTGCATGTTTCACTGAATTGAAGAAAACACAGCTGGTGCCTGGAAGGACAGCTGGTTCAGGATGAAAGGCAACGATTATATATTCGAAAAGAGAGATAATAAGATCAAGTGTGTGTGGGGCAGTTAAAGCATGGCATCAATCAGGCTCTCTGCACTTTAGGAGTGTAGGCAATCCATCAAAGGCCATCAATCAActctgttttgttttgttttttatttttatttttcatataataaatcaaacaaatgttAGCCCTTCGATGGCATCCAATTGTTCATTGTCTCGTATTAGGATATAAGCTAAATTCATAAGAGGATCCCTctacatatatatttcatgTGCATAAGGTGTATGAATAATGTTTTCTGTATGCATTTCCTACTCTGTTAGTAGTCTGTTTAAGGCCCATTTCTGATTATCTGATATCTGTGTTCATGATTCGTTTCGTGATCTTAGTCTGTCATTTGGTTTTTAGTTTTTCCCAGAGGCAAATGAAGTCAAATTTGCAAGAAAATCGGTCTTTGAAGGAGCATCATTTAAGTTGGACTATCTAACAAAACCTTCATTCTTTGAGGATTTTGGATTCACTGAGAAGGTCAAAATGGCTGACCGTGTGAAGCTGGAAGATGAATTGTTTCTAGTCGCCTATCCATATTTTAATGTCAATGGTAGTCTTACACCTTGTCTTCTCATTGACATTCATTCCTTAAGGTCAttaattttgcttttcttttgtcttGTAGAAATGCTTGTGGTTGAAGAGCTTTACAAAGAAGCTGTCTTCAATACTGCCTGGAAACTAATTATATTCAATGGAGAGCTTGACCGGATAAGGTCTGGGTGTATCTTTCACCATTCTTTCATTATTAGTGTACTTTCTGTAAATTTAGTATGGTTTTGATGCTATATAACAGTTTCTAGATACCCATCCATTGAATTGCTTGTTTACAACTTTTTGGTCCTTCAATTGGTATCTTTTTTGCAAAAATTGAAAGTAAAGTGGGTTTTTTGCTTCTATTTAtgaatacaataattttagattCACTCACAGAAATCTAGAAGGGGAATTAATGTTATATCTTTCACTAAAATGTTGCAAAGAagactttttaaaaaaataaataaataacaatgacttaacaaaaagaattgGTGAGTTGGTTGTAGTAGAGTTGTTTTGGAATGTGCAATGAAAGGATCAGAGAGGATTTCCTTAAATGAGCTAAAGATTATCCATCATTCTTCTACCCTAAGCTGGCTGCACTATCCAAAACACTTTTTCCTGTGATGGAGACCATATATTACATTCACAACTTTAAGGGTCGCAATGGAGGAACCCTTTTCAGGTTTGCTGGCTAGTT from Citrus sinensis cultivar Valencia sweet orange chromosome 9, DVS_A1.0, whole genome shotgun sequence carries:
- the LOC102617733 gene encoding uncharacterized protein LOC102617733 isoform X3 — translated: MPLSSNSAIAFPTVPIPVPSIPRRQANCRKFSIKCSNENFSGQRIITFSPYRRKRSCLTNSVSSDGNNSINVDVPFPSDYSELLDQFFPEANEVKFARKSVFEGASFKLDYLTKPSFFEDFGFTEKVKMADRVKLEDELFLVAYPYFNVNEMLVVEELYKEAVFNTAWKLIIFNGELDRIRSGYYPSFFYPKLAALSKTLFPVMETIYYIHNFKGRNGGTLFRCYPGSWKVLKKVSNKYICLHQQEVMPSLKEVALDILPSA